Proteins found in one Subtercola endophyticus genomic segment:
- a CDS encoding ABC transporter ATP-binding protein: protein MSRIEIVQLTQQFKGHRAVDAVDLVIEDGDFVVLLGPSGCGKTTLLRMMAGLLEPTSGRILIDGVDVTELPSKKRNLAMVFQSYALYPHLSVAKNLAFPLAVLRTPKAERLRRVREVAASLGLENLLERRPRELSGGQRQRVAVGRALVRRPSAYLMDEPLSNLDAKLRTATRQELSELHAELSATFVYVTHDQVEAMTMATKIVVLDAGRIEQFGTPEEIYHRPASVFVAGFVGAPPMNLVVGTVGSIGGVVTATAEGIEARLWQGVAEKRTVVIGIRPEHLRLGDVAANAARVGGSASVMTVEGVVERIENLGSEQVLYLRVGDIVMTARGDGFDALRRGDFLALEAPVERIHLFDEATGQRLEWVPDPDDLPAEATQVAVMA, encoded by the coding sequence GTGAGCCGTATCGAGATCGTGCAACTGACCCAGCAGTTCAAGGGCCACCGTGCTGTCGACGCCGTTGATCTGGTGATCGAAGACGGCGACTTCGTCGTTCTGCTCGGTCCCAGCGGCTGCGGAAAGACCACCTTGCTGCGCATGATGGCGGGCCTGCTCGAGCCGACATCGGGCCGCATTCTGATCGACGGTGTCGACGTCACCGAGCTGCCCTCGAAGAAACGCAACCTCGCCATGGTGTTTCAGAGCTATGCGCTCTACCCGCACCTCAGCGTGGCGAAGAACCTCGCGTTTCCGCTCGCCGTGCTTCGCACGCCGAAAGCCGAGCGCCTTCGCCGGGTTCGTGAGGTGGCGGCGAGCCTTGGTCTCGAGAATCTGCTCGAGCGCAGACCCCGTGAACTCTCGGGCGGCCAGCGGCAGCGAGTGGCCGTCGGCCGAGCCCTGGTGCGCCGACCGAGCGCCTACCTGATGGATGAACCGCTCTCGAACCTCGATGCGAAGCTGCGCACGGCCACCCGCCAGGAGCTCAGCGAGCTGCACGCCGAGCTGTCTGCGACCTTCGTCTACGTCACCCATGACCAGGTCGAGGCAATGACGATGGCGACCAAGATCGTCGTTCTCGACGCCGGTCGCATCGAACAGTTCGGTACACCGGAAGAGATCTATCACCGCCCCGCTTCGGTGTTCGTCGCCGGTTTCGTGGGTGCACCACCGATGAACCTCGTCGTCGGCACCGTCGGCTCGATCGGAGGCGTCGTGACGGCGACCGCCGAGGGAATCGAGGCCCGTCTGTGGCAGGGCGTGGCCGAGAAGCGCACGGTCGTGATCGGAATCCGCCCGGAACACTTGCGACTCGGCGACGTTGCGGCGAACGCCGCACGAGTGGGTGGTTCGGCAAGCGTGATGACCGTCGAGGGTGTGGTCGAGCGCATCGAGAACCTCGGCAGCGAACAGGTTCTCTACCTTCGCGTGGGCGACATTGTCATGACCGCTCGCGGCGATGGGTTCGACGCTCTGCGCCGCGGCGATTTTCTCGCGCTCGAGGCCCCCGTCGAGCGCATCCACCTCTTCGACGAGGCGACGGGCCAGCGACTCGAATGGGTGCCTGACCCCGACGACCTGCCTGCGGAAGCCACGCAGGTTGCTGTCATGGCCTGA
- a CDS encoding MurR/RpiR family transcriptional regulator — protein sequence MTDLQHADPPFGGTLTYIESVIPALVPSEQRVARQIVEHPEDVPMMSAADLAARTGTSAATVIRACQSLGFKGFQHLRLLLLRDQPSRLEPAAVSHEGPPREWIPSMFRSAGDELANSLAPLDFDQFDRAVTAMTGARRLLLIGNGASAPIAQLANLGFLNSSRPSEAPADAVVQQLTARSLGSRDVCVCISGSGSNSVTLRSAEAAGEAGATVIGVTSYQRSRLHELSNITLVCGASISKWSTGLITGNVAHVLLFAALELAISVEGGLPATDAAVMEGVMTLVGRDADDTDDADSDELGN from the coding sequence ATGACAGATCTCCAGCACGCCGACCCGCCCTTCGGCGGCACCCTCACCTACATCGAATCGGTGATTCCGGCGCTCGTGCCGAGTGAACAGCGCGTCGCGCGGCAGATCGTCGAGCATCCCGAAGACGTACCGATGATGTCGGCCGCCGATCTCGCTGCGCGTACCGGAACATCGGCGGCCACGGTCATCCGCGCCTGCCAGAGCCTCGGCTTCAAGGGATTTCAGCATCTGAGACTGCTGCTGCTTCGTGATCAGCCGTCGCGACTCGAGCCGGCCGCCGTGAGTCATGAAGGCCCACCACGCGAGTGGATTCCGTCGATGTTCCGCTCGGCGGGCGACGAATTGGCGAACTCGCTCGCGCCGCTCGACTTCGATCAATTCGATCGCGCGGTGACCGCAATGACGGGTGCCCGTCGTCTGCTGCTCATCGGAAACGGCGCCTCGGCGCCGATCGCTCAGCTCGCGAATCTCGGCTTTCTGAACTCGAGTCGTCCCAGCGAGGCGCCTGCCGACGCGGTGGTACAGCAGCTCACCGCCCGATCGCTCGGTAGCCGTGATGTGTGCGTGTGTATCAGCGGAAGCGGATCGAACAGTGTCACCCTGCGCTCGGCCGAGGCGGCGGGGGAGGCGGGCGCAACGGTGATCGGGGTGACGAGTTACCAGCGTTCGCGGCTGCACGAACTCTCGAACATCACCCTGGTGTGCGGTGCCTCGATTTCGAAATGGTCGACAGGTCTGATCACCGGCAACGTGGCCCACGTGTTGCTCTTCGCCGCTCTCGAACTGGCGATCTCGGTCGAGGGCGGCCTGCCGGCGACGGATGCGGCGGTCATGGAAGGCGTGATGACGCTGGTGGGGCGGGATGCGGATGACACCGATGACGCCGATTCAGACGAACTCGGCAACTGA
- a CDS encoding SDR family oxidoreductase translates to MQLKNAVVLVTGANRGIGSEFVAQLKQRGAAKIYAASRIPGAIDVDGVVPLRLDITDPSQVRAAAESAGDVQVLINNAGISTGTSLISGDVAEIRREMDTNFFGPLLMTQAFAPILKANGGGAILNVVSALSWFTVPGAGAYAASKAAAWQLTDSARLELADQGTHVVGVHMGLVDTDMAAGLEAPKISPTALAAASLDAIESGLDEVLADDWARFVKSGLTLSPSERYEKLFSALSGA, encoded by the coding sequence ATGCAATTGAAGAACGCCGTTGTGCTGGTGACCGGAGCCAACCGAGGAATTGGAAGCGAGTTCGTCGCGCAGCTCAAGCAGCGCGGAGCGGCGAAGATCTACGCCGCCTCCCGCATCCCGGGCGCCATCGACGTCGACGGCGTCGTGCCTCTCCGTCTCGACATCACGGATCCCTCGCAGGTGCGGGCCGCTGCCGAATCGGCCGGCGACGTTCAGGTGCTGATCAACAACGCGGGAATCTCGACTGGTACCTCGCTTATCTCCGGCGACGTGGCGGAGATCAGGCGAGAGATGGACACGAACTTCTTCGGCCCACTGCTCATGACTCAAGCGTTCGCTCCGATACTGAAGGCCAACGGGGGAGGCGCCATTCTCAACGTCGTCTCGGCGCTGTCGTGGTTCACCGTTCCCGGTGCTGGAGCCTATGCTGCCTCGAAGGCGGCGGCGTGGCAGCTCACCGACAGTGCGCGCCTCGAACTCGCAGACCAGGGCACCCACGTCGTCGGCGTGCACATGGGCCTTGTCGACACAGACATGGCCGCGGGCCTCGAAGCCCCGAAGATCTCGCCGACCGCCTTGGCGGCGGCCAGCCTCGATGCCATCGAGTCGGGTCTCGACGAGGTGCTGGCCGACGACTGGGCGAGGTTCGTGAAATCCGGACTCACCCTCAGCCCCTCGGAACGCTACGAGAAGCTGTTCTCGGCCCTGTCTGGCGCCTGA
- a CDS encoding TetR/AcrR family transcriptional regulator yields the protein MAGRPRSFDRDTALATAIELFWRAGYEETTIAMLTKAMGVTPPSLYAAFGDKDTLFDEASALYFRRICDAIDSAAARPTAREAITVMLDDTARAHTDTLTPLGCLMLTEPRLAAQRQAIHDRLMHRIARGIAEGDLPATVQPDQLASFLMAVMRGMSGCARDGGSTEEILAIASLAVSAIPESPAVSRPSLARS from the coding sequence ATGGCGGGCAGACCTCGAAGCTTCGATCGCGACACCGCGCTGGCAACAGCTATCGAGCTGTTCTGGCGCGCCGGTTACGAAGAGACCACCATTGCAATGCTGACAAAAGCCATGGGCGTGACTCCCCCGAGCCTGTACGCGGCATTCGGCGACAAAGACACCCTGTTCGATGAAGCCTCCGCGCTGTACTTCCGCCGCATCTGCGACGCTATCGACTCTGCCGCCGCCCGCCCCACCGCCCGCGAGGCCATCACTGTCATGCTCGACGACACCGCCCGCGCTCACACCGACACTCTGACGCCGCTGGGCTGCCTCATGCTGACCGAGCCGCGCCTCGCCGCGCAACGGCAAGCCATACACGATCGGCTCATGCACCGCATCGCCCGAGGAATCGCAGAGGGCGACCTTCCGGCGACCGTTCAACCCGATCAGCTGGCGTCGTTCCTGATGGCGGTCATGCGAGGCATGTCGGGGTGCGCCAGAGACGGCGGTTCTACCGAGGAGATCCTCGCCATTGCCAGCTTGGCCGTCTCCGCCATACCAGAATCGCCAGCGGTTTCGCGACCTTCTCTGGCACGCTCATGA
- a CDS encoding FAD-binding oxidoreductase: MSHSDGIDEHLARGSATYEDARRSAVWQNIVPAQYPAQIVRVSSAEGAAAAVTDAVLNGRKVSLVSGGHSYVGSSLVDDSVLIDLGALNGITVDRDSMIATVGPGVRNGDLNAALTRADLAFPLGHSPTVAVGGYLLGGGLGWNSEQWGGAACASVIGANVVLASGERAHVSAEQNPDLFWALRGGGPGFCALVTSFDVRLYERPVEIVELSATYPLADAASLAAWAESAVPGKARCIELSIMFSFDIDGSAMCSVSAIAFADSSATCSELLQPLVQSLPASSSPAATGARLTSRSMRELLDANDDPPARYSVETAWCSDVAAAVTTAAEQFAGATAAGTIIHLSLRSHVDVPAEAAFSIAAPVLVFSSAVWSDEADDAAQLAWSDGVVDALAPLTLGYYVNETDFIRHPSRLTGCFTPAASARLRSVRERFDPRGVFSAPGAFSAPGVFSAPGAFSAPGA; this comes from the coding sequence ATGAGCCACAGCGACGGCATCGACGAGCACCTCGCCCGCGGCTCGGCAACCTACGAGGATGCTCGGCGTAGCGCCGTCTGGCAGAACATCGTGCCGGCACAGTACCCGGCACAGATTGTTCGGGTCAGCTCGGCAGAGGGAGCCGCCGCCGCGGTCACCGATGCCGTTCTGAACGGACGAAAGGTTTCGCTTGTCAGCGGCGGTCACAGTTATGTCGGCAGCTCGCTTGTCGACGACAGCGTACTCATCGATCTCGGGGCGCTCAACGGCATCACGGTCGATCGCGACTCGATGATCGCGACGGTCGGACCCGGGGTGAGAAATGGTGACCTGAATGCAGCCCTGACGCGGGCGGACCTGGCTTTTCCTCTCGGGCACAGCCCGACGGTGGCGGTCGGCGGTTACCTTCTGGGCGGTGGGCTGGGCTGGAATTCGGAGCAGTGGGGCGGGGCAGCGTGCGCGTCGGTGATCGGGGCAAATGTGGTGCTCGCTTCGGGCGAACGAGCGCACGTCTCGGCTGAGCAGAATCCCGATCTGTTTTGGGCATTGCGCGGCGGCGGCCCGGGGTTTTGCGCACTGGTGACCAGTTTCGACGTGCGTCTCTATGAACGCCCGGTGGAGATCGTCGAGTTGAGCGCGACCTACCCTCTCGCAGATGCTGCCTCTCTCGCCGCGTGGGCCGAGTCGGCCGTGCCCGGCAAGGCGCGGTGCATCGAACTGTCGATCATGTTCTCGTTCGATATTGACGGGAGTGCGATGTGTTCGGTGTCGGCGATCGCCTTCGCCGACTCTTCGGCGACCTGCTCCGAACTGTTGCAGCCTCTCGTGCAGAGCCTGCCTGCTTCGTCTTCACCGGCCGCGACCGGCGCGCGTCTGACGTCTCGTTCGATGCGCGAGCTGCTCGACGCGAACGACGATCCACCGGCTCGTTACAGCGTCGAGACGGCGTGGTGCAGCGATGTCGCGGCAGCAGTGACGACGGCCGCCGAACAGTTCGCCGGCGCCACGGCGGCGGGCACGATCATCCATCTCTCCCTTCGATCGCACGTCGACGTGCCAGCGGAGGCGGCTTTCTCCATCGCTGCGCCTGTGCTGGTGTTCTCTTCGGCGGTGTGGAGCGACGAGGCCGATGACGCGGCACAGTTGGCTTGGTCAGATGGGGTGGTCGATGCCCTGGCGCCCCTCACGCTCGGCTATTACGTCAACGAGACCGACTTCATTCGGCACCCCTCACGACTGACCGGATGCTTCACCCCGGCCGCGAGTGCACGGTTGCGTTCCGTGCGCGAGCGTTTCGATCCACGCGGGGTCTTCAGCGCACCGGGAGCCTTCAGCGCGCCGGGAGTCTTCAGCGCACCCGGAGCCTTCAGCGCACCGGGAGCCTGA
- a CDS encoding ABC transporter permease — MVTISALETRPARMHGTPAQAARKPVLGTALAILGVLVLWQAVGQAGLFGGSIPSLTAVLSTIAAQAPLLWKSLGATASRALLGGLIGISAGLAFGVLAALFPKAESLILRGAIVINAVPIVALGPILMTLPGARPAIPVVFAALAALFSTIITVSDGFRSSSPTSRDVFRVFGAGRWNQFFRLKLPTAVPLFVDAIRLAIPAAVLGALLGEWFGVDSGLGVIMISSMRNIQYELLWSAAVVAVLFSMVLYGAATLLDVRVSRRFGRSAARPTPVTPISLRTSFAVTVVVVIGLVVAWQYWITANHIPRLVAPAPLNVVNALTADPGAYLGAAALTTSIAIGGLLAGAIVGLALAVILWLVPALSAAVAPLAVLLPTVPIVIFIPILGSVLGYGVATVFAACIIMAFFPVYVLAASGLTTRPPGSDDIFAVYGASRLTVLVRLALPAAVPSVMLALRLSAANCFLIALSAEWLLGQGGLGRVFSQKTVILDTGGSWAAVLVSIVLALAAYGVAVVLERVVGRRWA; from the coding sequence ATGGTGACCATCTCGGCCCTCGAAACGCGCCCGGCGCGGATGCACGGTACCCCCGCTCAAGCCGCCCGAAAACCCGTTCTCGGAACTGCGCTGGCCATACTGGGCGTACTCGTGCTGTGGCAGGCCGTCGGTCAAGCGGGACTCTTCGGCGGTTCGATCCCATCGCTGACCGCCGTACTGTCGACGATCGCAGCGCAGGCGCCGTTGTTATGGAAGTCGCTCGGCGCAACCGCGTCACGGGCGTTACTGGGCGGCCTCATCGGCATATCGGCGGGACTGGCCTTCGGCGTGCTGGCGGCGCTCTTCCCGAAAGCCGAAAGCCTCATTCTGCGGGGTGCGATCGTCATCAACGCCGTTCCTATCGTGGCGCTCGGGCCGATACTGATGACCCTGCCCGGCGCTCGTCCGGCCATCCCTGTCGTCTTCGCGGCTCTCGCAGCACTGTTCAGCACGATCATCACGGTGAGCGACGGATTCCGCAGCTCGTCGCCGACGAGTCGTGACGTCTTTCGCGTGTTCGGCGCGGGGCGGTGGAACCAATTCTTTCGGCTGAAATTGCCTACAGCCGTGCCGTTATTCGTCGACGCGATTCGCCTCGCGATTCCCGCCGCAGTGCTGGGGGCTCTGCTCGGCGAATGGTTCGGCGTCGACAGCGGACTCGGCGTGATCATGATCTCGTCGATGCGCAACATCCAATACGAATTGCTCTGGTCTGCGGCGGTCGTCGCGGTGCTCTTCTCGATGGTTCTCTACGGTGCTGCGACACTTCTCGATGTGCGTGTTTCGCGACGGTTCGGCCGGTCGGCGGCACGCCCCACCCCTGTGACGCCGATCTCGCTGCGAACATCCTTCGCCGTCACCGTGGTCGTCGTCATCGGGCTCGTTGTCGCCTGGCAGTACTGGATCACCGCGAACCACATTCCCCGGCTCGTCGCACCGGCGCCTCTCAACGTGGTCAACGCACTGACAGCCGACCCCGGTGCATATCTCGGCGCGGCTGCACTCACGACCTCGATCGCCATCGGCGGCCTCCTCGCGGGGGCGATTGTCGGACTCGCGCTCGCCGTGATCCTCTGGCTGGTGCCTGCCCTCTCGGCGGCGGTCGCGCCGCTGGCCGTGTTGCTGCCGACCGTTCCGATCGTGATTTTCATCCCGATTCTGGGCAGCGTTCTGGGGTACGGAGTCGCGACCGTGTTCGCCGCGTGCATCATCATGGCGTTCTTTCCGGTGTACGTCTTGGCGGCGAGCGGTCTCACCACGAGGCCGCCGGGCAGCGACGACATCTTCGCGGTCTACGGAGCTTCGCGACTGACCGTACTGGTCAGGCTCGCTCTGCCGGCAGCCGTACCGTCGGTGATGCTCGCCCTGCGCCTCTCGGCCGCGAACTGTTTTCTCATCGCCCTCTCGGCCGAATGGCTGCTCGGCCAGGGCGGCCTTGGGCGAGTGTTCAGCCAGAAGACCGTGATACTCGACACCGGCGGGTCGTGGGCAGCGGTGCTCGTCTCCATCGTGCTCGCGCTTGCTGCGTACGGCGTCGCCGTCGTTCTCGAACGCGTGGTCGGGCGCCGCTGGGCGTGA
- a CDS encoding ABC transporter ATP-binding protein, translating into MTLSPDALRARSPEGIELIGVSKRFAGKAGVTAALDDLTISVAEGEFVAILGPSGCGKSTALRIAAGLETYDSGTVRVGGGDPAELISSGELGVAFQDNALLPWLSVRANIELPFRLARRPVDSNRVTELLGLVGLREFANARPAELSGGMKQRVSIARSIALNPRVLLLDEPFGALDAVTRHRLNVELGRILGERRTTTLLVTHAVDEAVFLADRVVVMSGRPGRVKQTVDIPFGPSRTKDLLAQHEFQHIVASLTEALDQTLVGSPGVASRS; encoded by the coding sequence GTGACTCTCTCGCCTGACGCCCTGCGCGCACGCTCGCCCGAAGGCATCGAGCTGATCGGCGTGTCGAAGCGTTTCGCGGGCAAGGCCGGAGTGACCGCGGCTCTCGACGACCTCACAATCAGTGTGGCCGAGGGCGAATTCGTTGCCATTCTCGGCCCGTCGGGCTGTGGCAAGTCGACCGCCCTACGCATCGCGGCCGGGCTCGAGACCTACGACTCGGGCACCGTCCGCGTCGGCGGCGGCGATCCGGCCGAACTGATCTCGAGCGGAGAACTCGGCGTCGCGTTCCAAGACAACGCGCTGCTGCCGTGGCTTTCCGTTCGAGCGAATATCGAGCTGCCCTTCCGTCTGGCGCGCCGCCCGGTCGACTCGAACCGAGTCACCGAGCTCCTCGGCCTGGTCGGCCTTCGTGAATTCGCGAACGCACGCCCGGCCGAGCTCTCTGGGGGTATGAAACAGCGGGTTTCGATTGCCCGATCCATTGCGCTGAACCCTCGGGTGCTGCTGCTGGATGAACCGTTCGGAGCCCTCGACGCCGTCACCCGTCACCGCTTGAACGTTGAGCTCGGCCGAATCCTCGGCGAACGCAGAACGACGACCCTGCTCGTCACCCATGCCGTCGACGAGGCCGTCTTTCTGGCCGATCGGGTCGTCGTCATGTCGGGAAGGCCCGGGAGGGTGAAACAGACCGTCGACATTCCCTTCGGCCCGTCGCGAACGAAAGATCTGCTCGCGCAACATGAGTTTCAGCACATCGTCGCCTCCCTCACCGAAGCGCTCGACCAGACCCTCGTCGGTTCGCCGGGCGTGGCGTCCAGGAGCTGA
- a CDS encoding ABC transporter substrate-binding protein, translated as MPRSASSKKNHAHQLITSRRFVAAAATLITAAIALTGCAGSSSDSTSASAGASTSIAFQLDWVKDSEFAGMFVADKKGYYSADGLAVNFLDGSNVDSTAAVIASGAAQIGIVSNMSRLADAQASGADLVVVGAVYQTSPAGFMTLPSVTVKSVNDLKGLRIGSDASGQADIDTLFKVNGESPDYTPVQVGYDAAPLFQGQIDAYYVYLNSEPIPYQLKGTAFNTVTFDSLGYKSYAGLIVTTRSFLDSNRAAVVNFVSATQKGWADALADPASAAATTIADYGSGLGLDQATQVATIQAQAPLMNSSYTAANGLLALDPAAITGPMNATLTAGGKTIPPQSVYDYTVVSDAKAASK; from the coding sequence GTGCCACGCTCTGCCAGCTCCAAGAAAAACCACGCTCATCAACTCATCACGTCGAGGCGCTTCGTCGCCGCTGCCGCCACGCTGATCACCGCCGCCATCGCGCTCACCGGATGCGCCGGTTCATCGAGCGACTCGACCAGTGCGAGCGCCGGCGCGAGCACGAGCATCGCTTTTCAGCTCGACTGGGTCAAAGACAGTGAGTTCGCCGGCATGTTCGTCGCTGACAAGAAGGGCTATTACTCGGCCGACGGCCTCGCCGTGAACTTTCTCGACGGCAGCAACGTCGATTCGACCGCCGCTGTCATTGCGAGCGGTGCCGCGCAGATCGGAATCGTGTCGAACATGTCGCGGCTGGCCGACGCCCAAGCCTCCGGTGCGGACTTGGTCGTCGTCGGTGCCGTCTACCAGACCTCACCCGCGGGTTTCATGACGCTGCCGTCGGTGACCGTCAAGAGTGTCAACGACCTCAAGGGCCTCCGCATCGGAAGCGACGCTTCGGGCCAGGCCGATATCGACACCCTCTTCAAGGTGAATGGTGAATCCCCGGACTACACGCCCGTGCAAGTGGGGTACGACGCGGCTCCACTGTTCCAGGGTCAGATCGACGCGTATTACGTGTACCTGAACAGTGAGCCGATTCCCTACCAGTTGAAAGGCACCGCGTTCAACACGGTCACCTTCGACTCGCTCGGTTACAAGTCGTATGCCGGACTGATCGTCACCACGCGAAGCTTTCTCGACAGCAACCGCGCGGCGGTGGTGAACTTCGTTTCGGCCACGCAGAAGGGCTGGGCTGACGCTCTGGCAGACCCGGCGTCGGCGGCGGCAACCACGATCGCCGACTATGGCAGTGGGCTCGGACTGGATCAGGCGACTCAGGTTGCGACGATTCAGGCGCAGGCTCCGCTGATGAACAGTTCTTATACGGCGGCGAACGGTCTGCTGGCGCTTGACCCGGCGGCCATCACCGGCCCGATGAATGCAACCCTGACAGCTGGAGGCAAGACCATTCCCCCTCAGAGCGTGTACGACTACACCGTCGTCTCCGACGCGAAGGCCGCGAGCAAGTGA
- a CDS encoding LysR family transcriptional regulator produces the protein MPSHDLDLKLLRYFVAVVDERSFTAASFELHLSQPALSQAIQRLEAAVGSRLIERDSRRGPESFSLTTAGEVLYEEARSLLAGASRALNRVERAGGSRKKRTLQVGFSTSTPRALTDAAVRLGAEVDDVDVVLGHVPWDEEREQLLQGKVDLLFMQLADGSEIADVELYPLGEGARVAILPRSHALAGRASISLADLENEPILDASSDRDFWIANPRPGYPMPPIVGPPARTVEEMMALVSAGRGMAITSAAVADNHGSSGLAFVTIVDLEPVTFALARMRGDHRAHVVDFARLIEKGVG, from the coding sequence GTGCCATCCCATGACCTTGATCTGAAGCTCTTGCGATACTTCGTCGCCGTCGTCGACGAACGGAGCTTCACGGCGGCGTCGTTCGAACTGCATCTCTCCCAACCTGCGCTCAGCCAAGCCATCCAGCGTCTGGAAGCAGCAGTCGGATCGCGGTTGATCGAGCGGGACAGCAGACGCGGACCCGAGAGTTTTTCGCTCACGACGGCCGGCGAGGTGCTCTACGAAGAAGCCCGTAGCCTGCTTGCCGGAGCCTCCCGCGCTCTGAACCGGGTCGAGCGCGCGGGAGGCTCGCGAAAGAAGCGCACGCTCCAGGTGGGGTTCAGTACAAGTACGCCGCGGGCTCTCACGGACGCTGCGGTTCGTCTGGGTGCGGAAGTCGACGACGTCGACGTGGTCTTGGGCCATGTTCCGTGGGACGAGGAGCGCGAACAGCTTCTACAGGGCAAAGTCGATTTGCTCTTCATGCAACTGGCCGACGGCTCGGAGATCGCTGACGTCGAGTTGTATCCGTTGGGGGAGGGCGCGCGGGTCGCGATCCTGCCCCGTTCGCATGCGCTCGCCGGGCGAGCATCCATCTCTCTCGCCGACCTCGAGAACGAACCGATTCTCGACGCCTCTTCTGACCGGGATTTCTGGATAGCGAACCCCAGGCCCGGCTACCCGATGCCGCCGATCGTCGGGCCGCCGGCCCGAACGGTCGAAGAAATGATGGCGCTGGTCTCTGCCGGACGAGGGATGGCGATCACGAGCGCCGCCGTTGCAGACAACCACGGCAGCAGCGGGCTGGCGTTCGTCACGATCGTCGACTTGGAGCCTGTCACCTTCGCTCTTGCACGGATGCGCGGCGATCATCGAGCGCACGTCGTCGACTTCGCCCGGCTCATCGAGAAAGGTGTCGGCTGA
- the add gene encoding adenosine deaminase: MSSTRDLLALPKAHLHAHLDGSYPVSAVQALAERRGAVFTVPDSFDDVWAFFHAYGTVPSLVHTHEDLAALCRALVHAEAAEGVLYLEPAIEPQLYAPRLGSILQVTTTIVTAFAEAAADAGIEVGSNLNINTDQDFDIAEELARAAAHFAGAGVTALGTAGFIEPGNLARYTTAAEIGLAAGLPVVSHAGQTGGPASVEEALDLLHATRISHGFRAIESAELVQRLADEQIVCDITPVSNVRLGVVTSLAEHPAPRLIAAGVPVTLNADDSLWFSRSVTDQYRLARESWGFTDAELAHVAATGMLAAGMSSATRNTFRTQLDTWEQS, encoded by the coding sequence GTGTCATCCACCCGAGACCTTCTCGCTCTGCCGAAGGCCCACCTGCACGCCCATCTCGACGGTTCGTACCCGGTCTCCGCGGTGCAGGCTCTTGCCGAGCGTCGCGGAGCGGTCTTCACCGTTCCCGATTCTTTCGACGATGTCTGGGCGTTTTTTCACGCTTACGGCACCGTGCCCTCGCTCGTGCACACTCATGAAGATCTGGCCGCACTCTGCCGGGCGCTCGTTCACGCCGAAGCCGCTGAAGGCGTGCTCTATCTTGAACCAGCGATCGAACCTCAGCTCTACGCGCCGCGGTTGGGGAGCATCCTGCAGGTCACGACGACCATCGTGACGGCCTTCGCCGAAGCCGCGGCCGACGCCGGCATCGAGGTCGGATCGAATCTCAACATCAACACTGACCAGGACTTCGACATCGCCGAGGAACTCGCACGCGCCGCCGCCCATTTCGCCGGCGCCGGGGTCACCGCATTGGGAACCGCCGGATTCATCGAACCGGGCAACCTCGCTCGCTACACCACGGCAGCCGAGATCGGTCTCGCCGCCGGGCTTCCCGTGGTCTCGCACGCCGGCCAGACCGGTGGCCCGGCGAGCGTCGAAGAGGCGCTCGATCTGCTGCATGCCACCCGCATCTCGCACGGCTTTCGCGCGATCGAGAGCGCTGAACTGGTGCAGAGACTCGCCGACGAACAAATCGTCTGCGACATCACCCCCGTCTCGAACGTGAGGCTCGGTGTTGTCACAAGCCTGGCCGAGCATCCGGCACCGCGCTTGATCGCGGCCGGGGTGCCGGTCACCCTCAACGCCGATGACTCGCTGTGGTTCTCGCGGTCGGTGACCGACCAGTATCGCCTCGCACGCGAGTCGTGGGGGTTCACCGACGCCGAACTGGCACACGTTGCAGCCACGGGGATGCTCGCCGCCGGTATGAGCAGTGCCACCCGCAATACCTTCCGTACACAACTCGACACATGGGAACAATCGTGA